The genomic stretch TTAGGATGGTTTTTCTCTTGTATTGAGTACACCATAGTTCTCCACAGATGCCAGGCAAAACTCAAGCTGATAAATGATGTCAAACAACAAATATCGACGTGTTCTTAAAACAATAAAAGCGTTTCTGTCTAAAATCAACTGGGCAAAGAGCTACTGCAATGGGAACTATGTTACTTTAACTCTGTGACtagtatatgacacggtttaagTGGATGGGTGCGGCTATAATGTGAAATTTTTTCTAGTTTTGGTTTTGTATTAAGTATCCAAGTGTCATGCCCATGCTGGAGTGTTGAACTTAGGACATTGTATGCGAGTGAATATGAAGAATCAGAGGAGCATAGATAAGAAGGTGGAGTCTGATTTTGGATGAAGGTATAACAAGAATAGAGTATTAATGTTCGCCTACAAAATCTAGAATATTAATGCAATATACCTTTTTAAGTTCCCTCTTGGGAGGAGGTTTTTCATAGTAAAAACTCGGAACAGGATTAGCTTTGACCTTCATGTTCTTTCTCATCTGCTTTAAAGCTGCTGCTTCCTCTTCCTAAAATTGATTTTAAAGAAGCAGTTAGAGGCAAATTTCTGCAATAAGCAAAAATGTTGACCAAATAGGTGGTCGATATAAGAGATGACTCACTGACTCTTCCCTTCATAAAATTTATACATAAATGGAATACCTTAGTCCTTGCCTCATACTCCCGTTTCTCAGCCTCAAGAGCTTTACGCTTTTCCTCCAATTTTGCGTAGTACTTAAAACAGAAGTAACACAAGATCAACACAAGAAGCACAATAATAAACTTTAACATTACAGTCAAATCTAGATCAGAACTGTTACCTCCTTCCGTTTTTCTAAGCGATCGGAAATTGAAAATGTCGGAGCCACTGGAACAGTAGTTCTAGATCTTGTAGTCCGGACAGATGCACTACTTACGGTTAAGAAATAACATGGTTTACACATTTCCTCGGGAGTCTCAAAAACGTTAGTCAGCATATTAAGGACCGAGATTATGAAACTCACGTCATTATATCTACGAGAATAAGTGAAGCCAACTAAACTGTCTCTCTATACATGGAGGTTGCTTGGATGGAGATTTATTGTTAAGCGGCGGATGGAGAAAAATCAATGGACAGGTGGAAATGGTGGTGACGGGCACATTAGAACTACGGCATAGTCTGGGACCATATATAACCCCCACAAGATTGCTCTTGGAGGGGCTAGAACCTAAGATCCATGGGATTatcacccaagttttaaccactagaTTCATCTGCACAGATAAACATTTTATATGTAGATTCAAACACAAGACTAAATTGCCAAAATCGAGGCTATGTAAACATAGCTTGAGAAACTAAAAGGCATTAAACTTGGGAAATAGCAGGAAATAAGGATACGATGATGTCATTGACCAATTATCCTCGTCATCCAAATGCTTCCTTGTCACATGTGGAGTACTTAACTGTAGACAGTAAACATGTTTGTGTATCACAACTAATTGAACAAACTCATAAACTTGACTAATGCCGAAAATAAAATCATTTATTGACAAAATCCACAAAGTACAATGATCCACGTTCGTGCAATCGTGCCACAAGCCTTCAGCAACATTATAAATTTTAACATCTTACTCGCGCACACAGGCATAAATGAGAAAGTTATCAATGAAATCACTAAGATGAGTTGAACCACAACACTTGGACAATCTACCATCATCCAATGTAAAAATGATTCCCAGATCTCCTAAATTCTCGGACTAGAAGTCAATTAAAAATCACTAATGTTTTTCTGATAAACAGAACCCTCTTCCTTGGACAGCAGGAAAACTATGAACACGGGAAATAAACTTAAACCTTTCTCAGCTAAAGTTGCTAGAGCACTAGTTTATTCCTTCAAATTATCGGTTTCGAGAAAATATAAAGGTAAACTAAACAAAAGGGAAAGACTTTATACTTGCGTGCATTTAACTTTTTCATGTCTTACAGATGACAAAACAAAAGGAGACGAAAGCTAGGCAAGAAAGCAGCTAACAGAATCAGTCTAATCAGTTATCCCATGCTAATTGTTGAAAATTTCAAAATGCCACAGTAGTGACCTATATCATTTCAAATGATAAGTCAGTTACATATAATATCATGGTAGACAAAAGTAGCAGCAAATGACGATGTCCATAAGAAATACGGCATTGCAAAAAGTATTTTTTTTTATCCAATAACTGCAACACTACACCACAAATCAAAGAATATAAACATAACTTCAAGTACCCTTGAAGCCCTGAGCACTTGGGTCTAAGCTTAATTAAGGGTCTCGATTTAGATTCCTTACGCATGCAGCAACATTAAAACATAAGAGGGAGGACTTTTTCATCCTTGTGGTCCCATCCGGCTTAAACTTGCACTAAACTGGGTGGTGCAAACaaaaaaaataacttaactttCAAGTAAAAAGCGCCAAAGAGAGATGGACAAGTTGACAACATCAAAGTAAAGCACTGAGACATGTATACAAACCAGCGATTTCTTGGTTGAGTAAGGAGACTTTGAACTGCTCTCAGTCGGTAAATCAGGGGTTTCAACTGGTCTCGGGATCCCACAGACTTGTTTATCAATTGTTACATCAGAAGGTGTCTGTTCTGCAATCTTTAACTTCGTGTTTTCAGCCAATACTTCTCCAGATGACAGTTTTCCAGCAGAGCTAGATTTCTCAGGACTATTTTCAGCCCGTGGTGCCTCTGAAGTGCACTCCTTCACTTCAAAATCTTTAACTTCCTTGTTTTCTTCATGCAATTTCGGATCGACTTCTTGGTCTGGATTCACAGAAACTTTCGCTCTAACTTTGGCATAAGGTGATTTATTCGGCTCTCCTCCTACATCTGCGACATCCGTTCCCATTGCACTGTACATCATGTATAGAAAAAGATAAAATATCACTTCCTTTTTCCCCAACAACCATGAAAGAAGTCGAGAAAATTCAGGCTCTTCTTGTGTTTCAGAAAAGCTTCTTTCATGCAGGAGTTTGGCAAAGGAAAAGCTAATTATGAGTCCAAAGACGGATCAAGGTTAAGTCAAGCAAAAAGGCTAGGAACCCCATTTAACCCAAAGAATAGAAAAACTGTCACCAACAAAAAAATTACTTAATAAGTTATCGTTTGTTCTTTGTCAAATTGCATATGTCAAGAGTTCATTCGTTCTAATCTATTCacaggaaacaaaaaaaaaacaaatgaaattagCGGAAAGGTGATGATCATCAAGGTCCCGAGTAGTTATCTCCTACAAATAATTCGTTGTAAGTCACACTTGGAATCCTTTTCATGAAAATGAAATGAGCAATGAAATAGTGATCATTCATCTGATGTCAATTCATCCAACTATAAACATGGTTATAAAACTACCTAGAAAAGGTCTTTGATggaaacatttcaaaattttacGAAAGCCTTACTTAGCGTAATTTGACTTTAGTAACGATTCAGAGAACCCGTTTTGGAAGAAATACAACAAATGGTTGACGGATTTTGAGAACGAAACATCAGAACAACAGGAATCAGCAAAATCTCAGCAGTCCCTCCTATTAGATCGTAGGCATAATCTTTACGAAGCAATGCAATAACTGCATTTTCCCCACATGTGAAAGCTACATCCAACCAACTAAAAATATGAAATTATGAAGAGCTAAAagaaacaaatttatttataaccTTTATCTCCAAAATGCAATAAATTGATCAGTCTCTTTACGACGAAGCGGTATATGAATCACTACTTCGAATAAATAACGTGAAACATTCCTCACCCATCCACACGCTAACCCAACAAAACCTTCtcataaataatactccctccatcccggtaAATTGTtgtctttggttttggcacaaatacCAATAAAAGAGGATGAAGCCAATTATTAAatacaagtggaacaaattgggaTTAAATTGCTCATCTAGTTCATTATTAAAATAGAAAGAcaataattgactgagacacAAATTGCTCATCTAGTAGTTCATTATTAAAATAGAAAGATAATAATTAACCGAGACACCCATAAATGAAGAAGTACAACAAATAACCGGACAAAGGGAGTAATACTTTGTTCCTTCGTCCTAATTATTTGTCTATTTAAAATATTTCCGCAAAGAACACGAACAGCGTAAACAAATACAGTATTAATATTGGGACGAAGGGAGTATCTAATATTATGACGAGACTACCAAATAATTGTATGAATTCGGAGTACTTTGTTAAGGATAATGAATAATCTATATTATTAAAGCTCCCAAACATTTAATGGGGGTCGGCTACTAATTGAAATTATTCCTTACAAAATAAATGTAAAAATTCACATGGAGGATGTAACAGAAACATTAAACGGGGAACAAACGGGGATAGTACGGACGGTCGTCCCGATGAAGAAAACCACATACAAAAAAATGTGAAGAAAAAAGAAATGGTGGTGGGAAAAAAAGAATTGAACTTACGCTTTAAAGATTTAACCTCTCTCTAGTTGATTTCTTCCCCCTTTTTTGTACGTAATTGCCTTTTGAGAAAATAACTgagaattttagtaataaaattgaTGGGCTATAATTTTCGACTTCTCTGTCTATTTgatttttctccctctttttgtGACCTATGGGTTTGCTAAGTCCTTGCCTCCTTGAATATTTATAGCCTATAGAGAGGGGTAGTCTATCCCTATCCCGTTTTGCCATTTTCTATTCTCattacaattggtctcccttgtgacgggttaccatttgtggcggatattttgtgagttaaaatggtaacaaaatgggttagtggagaaaggggaccacatgaatagtgttgcagagagagaaaaagtgggtattttgtgaggtaaaatggtatccgtcactcaagagtgacagatatgtgccgtcacaaatgagattttgtgttctcATTATTACCTCTATCCCATTTTTCcctataatttatttcatttttattgtcTCCTTACTTTATTATGGATTATGATAAATTAATAAACTATCATTAATACAATTTTTTAACTATCATTCACCCTATCAAAATTGTAATATCACTCGTGTTCTTAATTAAATAGGTAAAGTAGTAATTTTATCTCATTTGTTAAATCCttcaaaaaagaaaaataagacaataaaagtAGGATTGGAGGAAGTACGTTTTTTTTTCCCGGAAATTTATGTGGTACCCATTTGAGGTATTCCATAGGGAGTAACTAAGGCCCTGTTTTCTTTCGGGTAGAAAGagcttaattaaattaaattgaaggTAGAAAGagcttaattaaattaaattgaatttAATAAAGCTGAAGTAGACCTGATAAACGGGTCAATCGGGTTGGGTTCAGGccgggtcagtttgggtcggtTCAGTTCAGGTCTTTTTTttttcgggttaattcgggttggGTCGGGTTCTTTTGAGTTTCAggtctgtttcgggtttgttgaTCAGATCTGTTTCAGGTTTGTTGGTCAGGTCTGTTTTGGGTCAAGCGGATCAGGTTATTTCGgttcgggtcattttcgagtaaatgaataagagagaaaatgtcatttcaagtattttcgatccaattagagttatgttttgtcgggtcatttttagGTTGGGTGGTTTCGGatcaggtcattttcgggtcgagTCAGTTACGGGTCAAGAAAACTCGGGTTATGttcgggtcgggttaattcgggttttcgggtcacattcagATGATGTAATTCAGGTCAATTTTGGgtctcgggtcgggtcaatcggatcgggttgattttgccagaTCTAAGCTGAAgtgaattgtaacacccccatactccaagtgccttaccaggaccactcaggtatgaagatattatcatctcggttgcccgaggcatgatattcataagacaataacgaaacaacttaaatgatataactttagtgaaaagtacaactgaaaccaaatcccaaaatacgggtacaagttcttaaaaccgaCGTTCTCAAAATCGAAAtgccataaaactaaaagactacaaatggaagacttctatcgtcgacggtggcacctcccacctatcccaaagactcaactcaaactccgctcattatcgctcaccatccccgaatggatcaccgcaggtttacaaaacaacaaccggggtcagtactaatcacacaactcaatatatcaacaataagataaacagacagcttaaccgtcacacacacacacacatccacaccaatccaacaatctcaatcaccgattgtccactggaccagccctgccagtgggggaccgcagccgttcccacctaagccccgctcatcataccgagcgataaccctgtccattaatgtgcacatccccttccgtggcgggttccacgaagggcgaaactagggcgtgtagccactcccgcaagtgactccactcagccgagaacgtatctcgagaaccagagaacaatccatcacaatcacaatcacaatcacaaccgtcacaatacaattactatatcaaacaatcaatctcaacacatcaacaatcatcccattatgggactaatactgagtaggaaatcctacctggaaagcacaactatcagacggtctctacagctgtatcaaaaagcttcttctacgaaacctcctcctatcatacaacatacaaatgctacaaaatcacaaactactcaaaaacccccaaatccctagattagggtttaaccaacttaaaggaaagacaataaaaagggtacatagatcttaccctcgacgcaaggatctcaacggtataacaaacgatgaaaaccgaccttccaaactccggcatttgctaacaatgcgattaagatgatgaacgtacttgctttctctctttgacagtaaattaggttttgcaaaagtgtttagaatgatgacggaaaagattatatatcttaatcgcataattaacaaaacccgagaaaaactccccgtaaaccggctactcgatcgagtatctaaggtactcgatcgagtacccccttactcgatcgagtatcctagttactcgatcgagtacccaacaggtcagaaactattttaaaacgcaacttacccttactcgacagagtaaggcctactcgatagagtacccaaagactcataaatacggagtattacagtcttccctccttaaaaagaacttcgtccccgaagttcaaaccactactaaacaaaggtactcccacaacacttccgactaaacaaccaaaacaaaactcaacataaaacatgttactaacccaactcatcccgacaaacataccgacacaacatacaaaaaggtacaaaaactcttaaaaactcttcgcgatcatctcctacccccctaaaagaaacaaggttacgtccccgtaaccatacatacctgataaaaaaggaaagggtaacgctctttcatagcttcctctggttcccatgtagcttcctcggtctcgtggttagaccaaaggatcttaagcaacactgtctcaccactcctagtcttcctaacctttcggtcaagaatctgcttaggcacctcaatatatgataaggactcatctagctctaagctctctgcctctaacacatgtgacgggtcactcacatacttccgcagctgcgatacatgaaacacattatgcactctctctagcgcagctggtaaagccagacgatatgcaacttccccaactcgctctaagatctcataagggccaatgaacttctgacttagcttgcctttcttcccaaatctcataaccccacgcataggagacactttcaaaagaaccttatccccaacttgaaactctatgtcccggcgatgtagatctgcataactcttttgcctatcccgagttgctctcatccgttcccgatcatcttaactcattccaccatctctggtcctaaaaccactgcctcagcactatcatcccaacaaatcggactcctacatctcctcccatacaaagcctcaaacggtgccataccaatactagtgtgatagctgttattgtaagaaaattctatcaagtccaacctctgttcccagctaccaccaaaatccatcacacaagctcgcaacatatcctcaagagtcttgattgttctctcattCCGTCCGtctgtctgtcgcaggatgaaatctttgtactcatcttcaaagttgttcccaacgattcctacaactctttccaaaaccttgatataaatctcgcatctctgtcagacactatgtccttagggactccatgtaacttaagcacgttctttcgataggccatagccaattgagctttagtccatgtatctttcattggaacaaagtgagctgacttggtcagtcgatccactattacccaaatcatggtcttaccttgttgactctttggcaaacccacgataaaatccatggaaatggattcccacttccactcaggtacctctaaagactgaatcttaccttgtggtcgtcgctattcccctttaactctctggcatgtcaaacaacgggccacaaactctgctgtttctttcttcatccaggccaccaaaacgtgttcttcaaatccttgtatagcttgtcaccacctggatgtactgaatatggtgtacaatgcgcctctatcatgattgtctttttcaactcctcatcattagggacacaccacctaccatcgaacctcaaactaccatctgtgtgaatggagaatcgagacactgtccctttctctactccagctctccactcaaccatcttaggatccaaagcctgtttaccccgaatgtcatcataaaactcaagctgcactgtcatatcacccatggcatctcctttctgcatcatatgtatcccaaacctcgctacctcatctctcggcCCGTCAAAGATAGAGTAcatagagaatgtacactcttcctactcaaagcatcaacaactacattggccttcccttcatggtagataatttccatgtcataatcgccaatcagctccatccacctcctctgtctcatgttcaactccttttgagtgaagatgtacttgagactcttgtgatcgaaaaataccttaaaggtcgctccataaaggtaatgtctccatatcttgagagcaaacaccaccgcacccaactccagatcatgagtagggtagttctcctcataaggcttcaattgcctagaagcataggcaatcactttaccatttcgcatcaacacacatcccaacccattctttgaggcatccgtataaacctcaaagttctcaatcccttcaggcaatgctaagataggagctgtggtcaaacgctcctttaatgtttggaatgccgtctcacaactctcatcccaacgaaacctgttctcttttctcatcaacgctgtcataggtctagctatcttggagaaatctttcacgaaccgtctgtagtatccagctaaacccaagaaactcctaatctcagcaacattctttggtgcttcccactttgtcactgcctcaatcttcgccggatccacagccactccctccttagagatcacatgcccttaaaagcaactttctctaaccgagaactcacacttggacaaacttagcatacaactcatgctccctcaaagtttgcaacacgatcctcggatgctcctcatgctcctccttagtcttagagtagactaagatgtcatcgataaataccaccacaaacCGGTCCAAAAGCGTGCCTCAAGATTctttcatcaaatccataaacactactaggtgcattagataacccaaacgacatcactacatactcataatggccatacctcgacttgaaagctgtctttggtatgtccacctctctaatcttcacctgatggtaccccgacctcaaattaatcttggaaaagaccgatgcaccactcaactgatcaaacaggtcatctatccttagcaaaggatacttgttcttcaccgtcactcggttcagctccctgtaatctatgcacaacctcaaactcccatctttcttctttacgaaaagaactggcgctccccacgacgatacactcggtctaatgtatcccttctctatcagatcatctaactgcttcctgagctcttccatctctttaggacccatccggtacggtgccttagatattggccccgtccccggtttcaactcaacgatgaaatctatctccctcttcggtggcaaccccggaatctcctctggaaaaacatctgcaaactctcccaccaccagGGATTCGATCAATcatcggactctctatccggtcatctctcacatgacacaagatcaagggacatcccttcctcgggtaagacttcaaggtgtgaaatgtgcaatcaacttaactttgggtttgactagaaacccacgataagacacactaacacccttaggacctcttaaagacactttctttgatggcagtctatcttagctttatattttcccagccaatccatcccaactatcatctcaaaaccgtcaaaagaaaacgctagcaagtctacagggaaatcaacttgcccaactatcataggtacatccctatataacctcccacaagatacagactcacccgaaggtataaaaacttgctcactaacagactcatacaccctcaaacccaaccgtttaacatgactcaagatacaaacgaccgagaagcccccgaatcaaacaaaacaaaggtatgaataccattaacaaggaaagtactggtgataacgtgtgcatcatcctcaccgcttgctttcttctccatcatgaataactttccatcggtcttccgtccacctccctggacaagatctttGTTGATGTGGTCGCTTAgcaccgacccttgattgttgttgttgttgttcgtcggtggtttctgataagaattaccgctgttgcggttacctccactctgatagctttgacttccccggtttgcccATGATCCGGTAGGTCTATTGCTCGCGTAGCtcgcgcagtctccggaaagttcctgcacttgtgcactcatgtctcttgtggcctacaccaccacaatcaagcagtcactccccaactaccactaccacctccacggccacgcccaaaggaagccccaaagactaaaccccgaCCGTAAGAAAACCCTCTGGgaccgattgtggttgcctttcttgtgattagattggccaccaccctcgctctcgacttTCTTTTCTCGCCACCTAacctctccgagccatctccaccaacctctcgctcTCCCCCacccctctcataagcttccttaacatcgtaaggactcccacgggtaacttatccataatcttaggggtcaaccccctctcaaacctcggcgCGATTCTCCTcattcaaacccatatcctcaaagatacctagacttctcattgaaccgcatgtagtactcggccacgagacatctcggcggtcatcttaaaactgtccaactcttccctcaacttactcctcacatgttaagtacaaactcttttctcatagccctacgaaactcttcccaaggtatagcaggtaaaccttggttcgcataTAACTCCTTaacactcactttcaccgtatcccaccacttgccaccgccttccTCGGATAAAACGCAGCTGTTCCATTCTCATCTCATCGGAGacggtgaaccaaatctaatatgttctccatctctaagccgcctatcaagaaggttaggctcccaactccttgtactctttcgggttaaacctcgctatatagaggttgattttagaatgatcaacctccttctccttatccttatccttatctttccccatagtctttaaagcctcggtgagagcatcctgatgctccaacatcttaacgatgtcatctatgttcataagctcggctctcgcatacaacgcattcttcttgggcggcatcttgaaactataacgaaaaaaggggt from Silene latifolia isolate original U9 population chromosome 5, ASM4854445v1, whole genome shotgun sequence encodes the following:
- the LOC141657371 gene encoding protein WVD2-like 1 codes for the protein MGTDVADVGGEPNKSPYAKVRAKVSVNPDQEVDPKLHEENKEVKDFEVKECTSEAPRAENSPEKSSSAGKLSSGEVLAENTKLKIAEQTPSDVTIDKQVCGIPRPVETPDLPTESSSKSPYSTKKSLLSTPHVTRKHLDDEDNWSMTSSASVRTTRSRTTVPVAPTFSISDRLEKRKEYYAKLEEKRKALEAEKREYEARTKEEEAAALKQMRKNMKVKANPVPSFYYEKPPPKRELKKLATTRAVSPKFGRRKSCSDALRSFSEEKRSVRAPRHSLGGHLYKEGSTPSSTPTRKERSKQNIAVKS